A portion of the Thiohalomonas denitrificans genome contains these proteins:
- a CDS encoding polysaccharide pyruvyl transferase family protein — protein sequence MTRNQYKYRIGITGSYGGLNLGDEAILQSIVTQLRESTEAEITVFSRDREDTRQRHAVDHAISTRRLSRDELSKLVEGLDLLIVGGGGLLFDAEARTFLREATLAQELGVPVMVYAIGAGPLRDAAVQTAVREVLDRTEVITVREAAARQVLEETGVRHDIQVTADPALLLKPEPLPRQALASENLKQDGPMVGMSVREPGAAAPDVSQDVYHQLLANAADYMVDRFGAQVVFIPMERGVLDMQHSHAVISKMLCPQSATVLKGEYTSGQLLTLIGHFDFAVGMRLHFLILAALGRVPFVALPYATKVGGFLEQIGAEMPPIDRVNAGRLLAHIDRSWDRRRSLANRIDRTVPMLQDRARESHRILMELLQRHHPG from the coding sequence ATGACCAGGAATCAGTACAAGTACCGGATAGGGATCACCGGATCCTATGGTGGGCTTAATCTTGGAGATGAAGCCATCCTGCAAAGCATCGTCACCCAACTGCGGGAATCCACAGAAGCGGAGATCACGGTCTTCTCTCGAGATAGGGAGGACACTCGCCAGCGTCATGCTGTGGATCATGCCATCTCGACACGACGACTCTCCCGAGATGAACTAAGCAAGCTGGTGGAGGGACTGGATCTGCTGATCGTCGGCGGAGGCGGGCTCCTGTTCGACGCCGAAGCGCGGACCTTTTTACGCGAAGCCACTCTGGCCCAGGAATTGGGCGTTCCCGTCATGGTCTATGCCATAGGAGCCGGGCCACTACGGGATGCTGCGGTCCAGACAGCCGTACGTGAGGTGCTCGATCGCACGGAAGTCATCACCGTGCGGGAAGCCGCCGCACGCCAGGTGCTGGAAGAGACCGGTGTCCGACACGACATTCAGGTCACGGCGGACCCGGCGCTGCTTCTGAAACCCGAACCACTGCCCAGGCAGGCCCTGGCTAGCGAAAACCTGAAACAGGACGGCCCGATGGTGGGTATGTCGGTACGCGAACCGGGCGCCGCTGCACCCGACGTCAGCCAGGACGTCTACCACCAGTTACTCGCCAATGCGGCCGACTACATGGTGGACCGTTTTGGTGCTCAGGTGGTGTTCATCCCCATGGAGCGCGGCGTGCTCGATATGCAGCACAGCCATGCCGTTATCTCAAAAATGCTCTGCCCTCAAAGCGCGACCGTACTCAAGGGAGAATACACCTCCGGTCAACTACTGACCCTGATTGGCCATTTCGATTTCGCCGTCGGCATGCGGCTGCATTTCCTCATACTGGCGGCCCTTGGCCGGGTGCCCTTTGTCGCCCTGCCCTACGCCACAAAAGTGGGTGGTTTTCTGGAACAGATCGGGGCGGAGATGCCTCCAATAGACAGGGTCAATGCCGGCCGCTTGCTCGCCCACATCGATCGTTCCTGGGATCGACGCCGTTCTCTGGCCAACCGCATCGACCGTACCGTTCCGATGCTGCAGGATCGCGCCCGCGAGTCTCACCGGATTCTGATGGAACTCCTGCAACGTCATCACCCCGGATAA